A single genomic interval of Rhodopseudomonas palustris harbors:
- a CDS encoding helix-turn-helix transcriptional regulator: protein MLGSQLSKIIKGVGISALVIDRDGKILESSEETGAPATSKAKSKLGKSYFDACIRPDRHSLELLRGFKSLAEKSIDFFSTVSWREEDGERKHFLIVATPSEDDPDAIVVLHIDLSVLLGGRQELSALMIGQGAAAAAQAEAAMIGAVRGAIVEALAASHDRTPTLTIPKPPVADHNVFSELTPSQLELLPYLASGKSNRQIAKERDMSEFTIKSQVAGIIQKLNVANRTQAALLAMRNSEALGMRRPA, encoded by the coding sequence ATGTTGGGCTCGCAGCTATCGAAGATCATCAAAGGGGTCGGCATCAGCGCCCTCGTGATCGATCGCGACGGCAAGATTCTCGAGTCCAGCGAAGAGACCGGCGCGCCCGCCACGTCGAAGGCGAAGAGCAAGCTCGGCAAGAGCTATTTCGATGCCTGCATCCGGCCGGATCGGCATTCGCTGGAGCTGCTGCGCGGCTTCAAGAGCCTCGCCGAGAAGAGCATCGACTTCTTCTCGACAGTGAGTTGGCGCGAGGAAGACGGCGAGCGGAAGCACTTTCTGATCGTCGCGACGCCGAGCGAGGATGATCCCGACGCGATCGTGGTGCTGCACATCGACCTGTCGGTGCTGCTCGGCGGCCGACAGGAGCTGTCGGCGCTGATGATCGGGCAGGGCGCTGCCGCCGCAGCTCAAGCCGAAGCTGCGATGATTGGGGCGGTGCGCGGTGCGATCGTCGAGGCGCTCGCTGCCTCGCATGACCGCACGCCGACGCTGACGATTCCCAAGCCGCCGGTCGCAGACCACAACGTGTTCAGCGAGCTGACGCCGTCGCAATTGGAGCTGCTGCCCTATCTCGCCAGCGGCAAAAGCAATCGTCAGATCGCCAAAGAACGCGACATGAGCGAGTTCACCATCAAGTCGCAGGTGGCGGGCATCATTCAAAAGCTCAACGTCGCCAACCGGACCCAGGCGGCGCTGCTCGCGATGCGCAACAGCGAAGCGCTCGGCATGCGCAGGCCCGCCTAA
- a CDS encoding flagellar biosynthesis repressor FlbT, translating into MPLTEMTELLAAKSPRRKGSSGLKITLKPFERIEIGGLTLVNGWTESSTFSIEGIAPVLRQANTILEDRADTALRQVYLRLQKLYLRRDGATIESYLEAAERLLAEMPAAAQAVDKAGKAIAEDRLYAALKVYRDLLDETDPSWSADESEPAPIKQGTREVQPSVEFVRDRRRYRAGQSRSHAG; encoded by the coding sequence ATGCCGTTGACCGAGATGACCGAACTCCTCGCCGCCAAGTCGCCGCGGCGGAAGGGGTCATCCGGACTGAAGATCACGTTGAAGCCGTTCGAGCGCATCGAAATCGGCGGTCTGACGCTGGTCAACGGATGGACGGAATCGTCGACCTTCTCGATCGAAGGCATTGCGCCGGTGCTGCGCCAGGCCAACACCATTCTGGAAGACCGCGCCGACACCGCTCTGAGGCAGGTGTATCTGCGGCTTCAGAAACTCTATCTGCGCCGCGATGGCGCAACCATCGAATCCTATTTAGAAGCGGCCGAGCGCCTGCTGGCGGAGATGCCCGCGGCTGCGCAGGCCGTCGACAAGGCTGGCAAGGCGATCGCTGAAGATCGGCTTTATGCCGCGCTGAAGGTGTATCGCGATCTGCTCGACGAGACCGACCCCAGTTGGTCGGCAGACGAATCCGAGCCGGCTCCGATCAAGCAGGGCACGCGCGAGGTTCAGCCCTCGGTCGAATTCGTCCGCGATCGCCGCCGCTATCGTGCTGGTCAGTCGCGCAGCCATGCAGGGTAG
- a CDS encoding sensor histidine kinase — MTRKSLSRTFLAPWLLGATLLLFIVIAGALVLNLVRLRDSFAWVQQTNKALLAISAIQQAVLEAETSERGFLLTGIETYRDSYIRARDALAARLDGLRAVLADNPEQIAHIDELRLLTDMRMAQLGRVVELGPERMREALDILEQARVDRLTERIETSLSVLTRAEQALLIQRLSKHDRESLAAALITACLLILAVGSAAIAAFLLEHQRAVTRQQEADQRLQALQAELLRVARLSTMGEMSSALAHELNQPLAAVTNYVQGSRRLIEASSHPDKSKISTALDKAAQQTLRAGAVIQRLREFVGRGETDKTIESLRAIAEDALALASVLTRDRPVDVALSLDPAFDRVLVDKVQVQQVFLNLIRNAFEAMRDQRERKLTIGSRLVEDDMVEVVVADSGPGLDALIAERIFQPFATTKADGMGIGLSISQTIIQAHGGSIKAEPAPGGGTLFRFTLPCADPIRQQISFSPAAE; from the coding sequence ATGACTCGAAAATCGTTATCAAGAACATTTCTCGCGCCGTGGCTGCTCGGCGCGACCTTGCTGTTGTTCATCGTCATCGCCGGCGCGCTGGTGCTCAACCTGGTGCGGCTCCGCGACAGCTTTGCCTGGGTGCAACAAACCAACAAGGCGTTGCTGGCGATCTCCGCGATCCAGCAGGCCGTGCTCGAAGCCGAGACCAGCGAGCGCGGCTTTCTGCTGACAGGTATCGAAACCTATCGTGACAGTTACATCCGCGCCCGCGACGCGCTCGCCGCCCGGCTCGACGGGCTGCGCGCGGTGCTCGCCGACAACCCGGAGCAGATCGCCCATATCGATGAGCTCAGGCTGCTGACAGACATGCGGATGGCGCAGCTCGGCCGCGTCGTCGAACTCGGCCCCGAGCGGATGCGCGAGGCCCTTGATATTCTGGAGCAGGCCCGCGTCGACCGCCTGACCGAGCGGATCGAGACCAGCCTGTCGGTGCTGACCCGCGCCGAACAGGCGCTGCTGATCCAGCGGCTGTCGAAGCACGATCGTGAAAGCCTGGCCGCGGCGCTGATCACTGCGTGCCTCTTGATCCTCGCGGTCGGCAGCGCGGCGATCGCCGCATTCCTGCTCGAACATCAGCGCGCAGTGACACGGCAGCAGGAGGCCGACCAGCGGCTGCAGGCGCTGCAGGCCGAATTGCTGCGGGTCGCCCGCCTCAGCACCATGGGCGAGATGTCGAGCGCACTGGCCCACGAACTCAACCAGCCGCTCGCCGCCGTCACCAACTACGTGCAAGGCTCGCGGCGACTGATCGAAGCCAGCAGCCACCCCGACAAGAGCAAGATCAGCACCGCGCTCGACAAGGCCGCCCAGCAGACGCTGCGCGCCGGCGCGGTGATCCAGCGGCTGCGCGAATTCGTCGGCCGGGGCGAGACCGACAAGACCATCGAGAGCCTGCGCGCGATCGCCGAAGATGCCCTCGCCCTCGCCTCGGTGCTGACCCGCGACCGGCCGGTCGACGTCGCACTGTCGCTCGATCCCGCGTTCGACCGGGTGCTGGTCGACAAGGTGCAGGTGCAGCAGGTGTTCCTCAATTTGATCCGCAACGCGTTCGAAGCGATGCGCGATCAGCGCGAGCGCAAGCTGACGATCGGCAGCCGGCTGGTCGAAGACGACATGGTGGAAGTGGTGGTCGCCGACAGCGGCCCGGGTCTCGACGCGCTGATCGCCGAGCGGATCTTCCAGCCGTTCGCGACCACCAAGGCGGACGGCATGGGCATCGGTCTGTCGATCTCGCAGACCATCATCCAGGCGCATGGCGGCTCGATCAAGGCAGAGCCGGCGCCGGGTGGCGGCACGCTGTTCCGCTTCACCCTGCCCTGCGCCGATCCGATCCGCCAGCAGATCTCGTTCAGCCCGGCGGCAGAGTAA
- a CDS encoding PepSY domain-containing protein, which yields MAPPTAARAAADSAPMAGPAAGEAAPADGRGEGKLDMVRSAPVSLGQAIGIAEKRHPGTKSLRIETDVIAEGLVYRVRAARDGQVWESVVSAISGTVLSDQLSPARADADGDERAEMATLEAVGPGMSEAVAVAERSTRGRAVLGELQIERGKLKFVVVVLAGDDFKEVVLEPPGARLRRPPSLPPSASPDRRQPHAPGIKEPS from the coding sequence ATGGCGCCGCCGACCGCCGCGCGTGCCGCAGCCGACAGCGCGCCGATGGCGGGCCCCGCGGCCGGCGAAGCGGCGCCCGCAGACGGCCGGGGTGAGGGGAAACTGGATATGGTGCGGAGCGCCCCGGTGTCGCTGGGGCAGGCGATCGGCATTGCCGAGAAGCGCCATCCTGGGACCAAGAGCCTCCGGATTGAAACGGACGTCATCGCCGAGGGACTGGTTTATCGCGTTCGCGCGGCGCGCGACGGGCAGGTGTGGGAGAGTGTCGTGTCGGCGATCTCCGGCACGGTTCTGAGCGATCAGCTGTCACCTGCGCGCGCCGATGCCGATGGTGATGAACGGGCCGAGATGGCGACGCTCGAGGCGGTCGGCCCCGGCATGTCAGAGGCTGTCGCGGTTGCCGAACGCTCGACCCGTGGCCGTGCCGTGCTCGGCGAATTGCAGATCGAGCGGGGCAAGCTGAAATTCGTCGTCGTGGTACTTGCCGGCGATGATTTCAAAGAGGTCGTCCTGGAGCCGCCGGGCGCGCGCCTGCGCCGGCCGCCATCGCTGCCGCCGAGCGCGTCGCCCGATCGTCGTCAGCCGCATGCACCGGGGATCAAGGAGCCGTCATGA
- a CDS encoding DUF1522 domain-containing protein → MSGIVLSNAVRQNLSSLQATADLLATTQSRLSSGKKVNTALDNPTNFFTAASLDSRASDINNLLDGIGNGVQILQAANTGITSLNKLVDSAKSIANQALQTVAGYATKSNVSATISGATADDLRGTQSFSNAVASSNVVFDGTAGGTTTASATDLLGGIAVSIAAATAVTVVGAADNTALGSALTIGTASGPATTTSKISDLTNGLTATATGPASGDAITVNGKTITFTTAGTAKADSEGNYTIGLDQDLTALTKTIDAMNNNTTNASTVTGGKLELHSGTNSPLTISDNAGGAVLAKLGLGGSTQFKVDTAAATSAAANISGTTQLFNSHGGLSSTAIADGTTLSVNGKTITFKTSDAPQGNNIASGTGVLGRIGTDGNGNSTIYLGNQSNFTNATVGDVLTAIDLANGVKSASISNGVATISTSAGQTPSSVSGGIVTINSSSGADLNLTGPTDLLKNLGLTTATGSGPLTLTKQRTTDGTTLGTLIQDGSTLNVNGHTITFKNAAVPSASASHTGISGNVETDGNGNSTVYLQKGTLDDVLKAVDLATGVRKATLGNAGAVISTASGAANSSITSGMLKLSTGLQSDLSITGTGNAMSALGLTGPSGTDSSFSATRGASAGSLNGKTLSFTSFNGGAGVNVTFGDGTNGTVKSLAQLNVALAANNMSASIDNATGKLTISTSNDYASHTMGGNEGGVLGGTALTTLTFTTPQAPVADVNAQNTRAGLVKQFNDILNQIKTTAQDASFNGVNLLNGDNLKLVFNETGKSTISIQGVTFDPTGLGLSNLSSGVDFIDNNATNAVLTKLSTASTTLRSQASAFGSNLSVVQARQDFSKSLINVLQTGSANLTLADTNEEAANSQALSTRQSIAVSALSLANQSQQGVLQLLR, encoded by the coding sequence ATGTCCGGTATCGTTCTTTCCAACGCCGTCCGCCAAAATCTTTCTTCGCTCCAGGCCACGGCTGACTTGCTCGCCACCACCCAAAGCCGCCTCTCGTCCGGCAAGAAGGTGAACACGGCGCTCGACAATCCGACCAACTTCTTCACCGCTGCTTCGCTCGACAGCCGCGCCAGCGACATCAACAACCTGCTCGATGGCATCGGCAACGGCGTGCAGATCCTGCAGGCCGCCAACACCGGTATCACCTCGCTGAACAAGCTGGTGGACAGCGCCAAGTCGATCGCCAACCAGGCTCTGCAGACCGTCGCTGGCTACGCCACCAAGTCGAACGTGTCGGCGACCATCTCCGGCGCCACTGCTGACGACCTCCGCGGCACCCAGAGCTTCAGCAACGCCGTTGCCAGCAGCAACGTGGTGTTCGACGGCACCGCCGGCGGCACCACCACTGCCTCCGCCACCGACCTGCTGGGCGGCATTGCCGTCAGCATCGCTGCGGCGACCGCCGTCACCGTCGTCGGTGCCGCCGACAACACCGCACTCGGCAGTGCGCTGACCATCGGCACTGCCAGCGGCCCGGCGACCACCACCAGCAAGATCAGCGATCTGACCAACGGTCTGACCGCGACTGCGACCGGCCCTGCTTCCGGCGACGCGATCACCGTCAACGGCAAGACCATCACCTTCACTACCGCTGGTACGGCGAAGGCGGACTCCGAAGGCAACTACACGATCGGCCTCGATCAGGACCTGACGGCCCTGACCAAGACCATCGACGCGATGAACAACAACACGACCAACGCGTCGACCGTCACCGGCGGCAAGCTGGAGTTGCACTCGGGCACCAACAGCCCGCTCACCATCAGCGACAACGCTGGCGGCGCGGTGCTGGCCAAGCTCGGCCTGGGCGGCTCGACCCAGTTCAAGGTCGACACCGCGGCGGCCACCAGCGCGGCGGCGAACATCTCGGGCACGACCCAGCTGTTCAACAGCCACGGTGGTCTGTCTTCGACCGCGATTGCTGACGGCACCACGCTGTCGGTGAACGGCAAGACCATCACCTTCAAGACCTCCGATGCCCCGCAGGGTAACAACATTGCCTCCGGCACTGGCGTTCTCGGCCGCATCGGCACCGACGGCAACGGCAACTCGACGATCTATCTCGGCAACCAGAGCAACTTCACCAACGCGACCGTGGGTGACGTTCTGACCGCGATCGATCTCGCAAATGGCGTGAAGTCGGCTTCGATCTCGAACGGCGTGGCGACGATCTCGACCAGCGCCGGCCAGACCCCGTCGTCTGTCTCCGGTGGCATCGTCACCATCAACAGCTCGTCGGGCGCCGACCTCAATCTGACCGGTCCGACCGATCTGCTCAAGAACCTCGGCCTGACCACTGCGACCGGCTCGGGCCCGCTGACCCTGACCAAGCAGCGCACCACCGACGGCACCACGCTGGGTACGCTGATCCAGGACGGCTCGACCCTGAACGTGAACGGCCACACCATCACGTTCAAGAACGCAGCGGTGCCGAGCGCCTCTGCATCGCACACCGGCATTTCCGGCAACGTCGAAACCGACGGCAACGGCAACTCGACGGTGTACCTGCAGAAGGGCACCCTCGACGACGTGCTGAAGGCGGTCGACCTCGCCACCGGCGTGCGTAAGGCGACCCTGGGCAATGCCGGCGCGGTGATCTCCACCGCGAGCGGTGCGGCCAACTCGTCGATCACCAGCGGCATGCTGAAGCTCTCGACTGGTCTGCAGTCCGACCTCAGCATCACCGGCACCGGCAACGCGATGTCGGCGCTCGGCCTGACCGGCCCGAGCGGCACCGACAGCTCGTTCTCCGCGACCCGCGGTGCGAGCGCCGGCAGCCTGAACGGCAAGACGCTGAGCTTCACCTCCTTCAACGGCGGTGCGGGCGTCAACGTCACGTTCGGTGATGGCACCAACGGCACCGTCAAGTCGCTGGCCCAGCTCAACGTCGCGCTGGCCGCCAACAACATGTCGGCGTCGATCGACAACGCCACCGGCAAGCTGACGATCTCGACCTCCAACGACTACGCTTCCCACACCATGGGCGGCAACGAAGGTGGCGTGCTCGGCGGCACTGCGCTGACCACGCTGACCTTCACGACGCCTCAGGCGCCGGTCGCGGACGTCAACGCGCAGAACACCCGCGCGGGCCTGGTCAAGCAGTTCAACGACATCCTGAACCAGATCAAGACCACGGCTCAGGATGCTTCGTTCAACGGCGTCAACCTGCTGAACGGCGACAACCTGAAGCTGGTGTTCAACGAAACCGGCAAGTCGACGATCTCGATCCAGGGCGTCACCTTCGACCCGACCGGCCTCGGTCTGTCGAACCTGAGCTCGGGCGTCGACTTCATCGACAACAACGCCACCAACGCCGTGCTGACCAAGCTGAGCACCGCCTCGACCACGCTGCGGTCGCAGGCCTCGGCGTTCGGTTCGAACCTGTCGGTGGTGCAGGCGCGTCAGGACTTCTCGAAGAGCCTGATCAACGTGCTGCAGACCGGATCGGCCAACCTGACGCTGGCTGACACCAACGAGGAAGCGGCGAACAGCCAGGCGCTGTCGACCCGTCAGTCGATCGCGGTGTCGGCGCTGTCGCTGGCCAACCAGTCGCAGCAGGGCGTCCTGCAGTTGCTGCGCTAA
- a CDS encoding CHASE2 domain-containing protein, giving the protein MRLLSRGTHPLLGRAARGWVRLRRLVRGKYMRAVLAALATLIALTALRTYEPRIVTETKERAFDAYQRLAPRPPGSDLPVRIVDIDDASLAAFGQWPWPRTRLAALTKRLGELGAGVIAYDIIFSEPDRTTPERLIADLSASDLPDRDRAVALLKSLPDHDTSFAEAMQQTPTVLGFAASQRPNDTRPSVKTGLAFVGVAPANVLPPFRGAVSNLPQLDAVAAGIGAINLSASDRGGVVRRLPMLMSDGARVYPSLAVEALRVAQGQKGVIIRGTGASGDDDVGDAALVDMRIGQFKLPLTHDGEAWLYFNRDRADRYVSAKDVLDPAQTEQMRDRLEGTIVLIGTSASGLGDVRATPIGQVMPGVAIQAQMIEQIVSQEFLERPDWANGFEIVMTLLLGSLVAALVLIAGARFSLIACALVFVGAIGGSWIAFSHFRLLIDPVYPSLATLLTYIAVERVLHTASDREKKFVRQAFGQYLAPDLLAQLERTPDGLRLGGEQRELSVMFMDVRGFTPISEALNATELVDFINTLLSPLSDAIQDELGTIDKYIGDSIMAFWNAPVDVPDHALRACHAALKMRGIVEQLNDSDAFGFAARGFADPVVRIGIGLNTGTACVGNMGSSRRFNYSAMGDVVNVAARIESASKEFGTDLLVSEEVARAAPKLALLEAGEIRLKGKSHPARLFALAGDEAFAASDAFTELQRLHRDLLDALAAGDGARAQTMVAACRALAPAAVAGLYDHFARRAAALADVARPVLDRAGG; this is encoded by the coding sequence GTGCGGCTGCTGAGCCGGGGGACGCATCCGCTGCTCGGCCGCGCCGCGCGCGGTTGGGTTCGGCTGCGGCGGCTGGTTCGCGGCAAGTACATGCGCGCGGTGCTCGCCGCGCTGGCGACACTGATCGCGCTGACCGCGCTGCGGACCTACGAGCCGCGCATCGTCACCGAAACCAAGGAGCGGGCCTTCGATGCGTATCAGCGGCTGGCGCCGCGGCCGCCGGGCAGCGACCTGCCGGTGCGGATCGTCGATATCGACGATGCCTCGCTCGCCGCGTTCGGCCAGTGGCCTTGGCCGCGCACGCGGCTCGCCGCGCTGACCAAGCGGCTCGGCGAACTCGGCGCCGGCGTGATCGCCTACGACATCATTTTCTCCGAGCCGGACCGCACCACGCCTGAGCGGCTGATCGCCGATCTGAGTGCCTCCGATCTGCCGGATCGCGATCGCGCCGTGGCGCTACTGAAGAGCCTGCCCGATCACGACACCAGTTTTGCCGAAGCGATGCAGCAGACGCCGACCGTGCTCGGCTTTGCCGCCAGCCAGCGCCCGAACGACACGCGGCCGTCGGTGAAGACCGGCCTGGCGTTCGTCGGCGTGGCGCCGGCCAACGTGCTGCCGCCGTTCCGCGGCGCGGTCTCCAATCTGCCACAGCTCGACGCGGTGGCGGCCGGGATCGGCGCGATCAATCTGTCGGCAAGCGATCGCGGCGGTGTGGTGCGGCGGCTGCCGATGCTGATGTCCGACGGCGCGCGGGTGTATCCGAGCCTCGCGGTCGAGGCGCTGCGGGTGGCGCAGGGCCAGAAGGGTGTCATCATCCGCGGCACCGGCGCGTCCGGCGACGACGATGTCGGCGATGCCGCGTTGGTGGATATGCGGATCGGCCAGTTCAAGCTGCCGCTGACCCACGACGGCGAAGCCTGGCTGTATTTCAATCGCGACCGTGCGGACCGCTACGTGTCGGCCAAGGACGTGCTCGATCCGGCCCAAACCGAGCAGATGCGCGACCGGCTCGAAGGCACCATCGTGCTGATCGGCACCTCCGCATCCGGTCTCGGCGACGTCCGCGCCACGCCGATCGGGCAGGTGATGCCGGGCGTCGCGATCCAGGCGCAGATGATCGAACAGATCGTCTCGCAGGAGTTTCTCGAGCGACCGGACTGGGCGAACGGCTTCGAGATCGTAATGACGCTGCTGCTCGGCTCGCTGGTCGCAGCGTTGGTGCTGATCGCCGGCGCGCGGTTCTCGCTGATCGCCTGCGCCCTGGTGTTCGTCGGCGCGATCGGGGGCTCGTGGATCGCGTTCTCGCACTTCCGGCTGCTGATCGATCCGGTGTATCCGTCGCTGGCGACGCTATTGACCTACATCGCGGTCGAGCGTGTGCTGCACACCGCATCGGACCGCGAGAAGAAGTTCGTGCGCCAGGCGTTCGGCCAGTATCTGGCGCCGGATCTGCTCGCCCAGCTCGAACGCACGCCGGACGGCCTGCGGCTCGGCGGCGAGCAGCGCGAGCTGAGCGTGATGTTCATGGACGTCCGCGGATTCACACCGATTTCCGAGGCGCTGAACGCGACCGAGCTGGTGGATTTCATCAACACGCTGCTGTCGCCGCTATCAGATGCGATCCAGGACGAGCTCGGCACCATCGACAAGTATATCGGCGACTCGATCATGGCGTTCTGGAATGCGCCGGTCGACGTGCCGGATCACGCGCTACGTGCCTGCCACGCCGCGTTGAAGATGCGCGGCATCGTCGAACAGCTCAACGACAGCGATGCGTTCGGGTTCGCTGCCCGCGGCTTCGCCGATCCGGTGGTGCGGATCGGCATCGGCCTCAACACCGGCACGGCCTGCGTCGGCAACATGGGCTCGTCGCGGCGGTTCAACTATTCGGCGATGGGCGATGTGGTGAACGTCGCGGCGCGGATCGAGAGCGCCTCGAAAGAATTCGGCACCGATCTGTTGGTGTCCGAAGAAGTGGCGCGCGCCGCGCCGAAGCTGGCGCTGCTCGAAGCCGGCGAGATCAGGCTGAAAGGCAAGTCGCACCCGGCGCGGCTTTTTGCGCTTGCCGGCGACGAGGCGTTCGCGGCATCGGACGCCTTCACCGAATTGCAGCGGCTGCATCGCGATCTGCTCGATGCGCTTGCCGCTGGTGACGGAGCGCGTGCGCAGACGATGGTGGCCGCGTGCCGCGCCTTGGCGCCTGCGGCGGTCGCCGGATTGTACGATCACTTTGCCCGGCGCGCTGCGGCGTTGGCCGACGTGGCTCGGCCGGTGCTGGACCGCGCCGGCGGTTAG
- a CDS encoding TetR/AcrR family transcriptional regulator — protein MATRLFMERGFDATTIDAVAEEARVSKLTVYSRYTDKRGLFEAALRREIERWMAPLARGVEERRNNPANGSLESWFVGIGREVQEIGTSAEVTAIMRTLSFQAANFPELARLAHEEGWAHAVATLARLFDHLSEQGLVRVPDSVVAAETFLNIVVGPLTRLTMFGIPIDEKNRERQLRLAVKLFLNGIRPNSAG, from the coding sequence GTGGCCACCCGCTTGTTCATGGAGCGCGGGTTCGACGCCACCACGATCGACGCGGTGGCCGAAGAGGCGCGGGTCTCCAAGCTGACCGTGTATTCGCGCTACACCGACAAGCGAGGCTTGTTCGAAGCGGCGCTGCGGCGGGAGATCGAGCGCTGGATGGCGCCGCTGGCGCGCGGCGTCGAGGAGCGCCGCAACAATCCTGCGAACGGATCGCTGGAGAGCTGGTTCGTCGGCATCGGCCGTGAGGTGCAGGAGATTGGTACCTCGGCGGAAGTCACCGCGATCATGCGGACGCTGTCATTCCAGGCGGCGAATTTCCCTGAACTGGCGCGGCTTGCGCACGAGGAGGGGTGGGCGCACGCGGTCGCGACCCTGGCACGCTTGTTTGATCATCTCTCAGAGCAGGGGTTGGTCCGTGTTCCGGACAGCGTGGTGGCGGCCGAGACGTTCCTCAACATCGTGGTTGGTCCGCTGACCCGGCTGACGATGTTCGGCATACCGATCGACGAAAAGAACCGCGAACGACAGCTGCGCCTTGCGGTCAAGCTGTTCCTTAACGGCATCAGGCCGAATTCGGCTGGATAG